One part of the Anopheles coustani chromosome 2, idAnoCousDA_361_x.2, whole genome shotgun sequence genome encodes these proteins:
- the LOC131265197 gene encoding protein spaetzle 5-like has product MALEWSINHLSVLFIIFLYRIALASGIASPYPHPTLAPKYLPSCGTYGQPVCPFLPAAPGMTPKCATPGMTFCETNPDYPAYLIKQLVEALGFQRIIANEEQIDFNAYKPMEEEEHLHHHYHHFYGSFSQMEQPKPPVAGYSYNPPAQPTLQQQPSNMVSFDGPKQHPPPLVPQPIYIPKPQHSYNYNSYVKAPTFNRHNPTPGGQQGYFYPPPPRSSQVTQYSPADWLKRFARDLSDKHQRQARIAAMRRVDESVDPFDTEPTPFRLPAMLLNETSYEQLRGEARAKRQTAEALREPLCSVREKYITPQTALNTKGNWMFVVNQENSRQLVKTEVCSSTECSNLCSFPIGYSSRCEQRYVQKRLLTLDPSGRTLYVDTYWFPSCCVCSLYSGN; this is encoded by the exons ATGGCGTTAGAATGGAGCATCAATCATCTGTCGGTGCTATTT ATCATTTTCCTATATCGGATTGCACTCGCGAGTGGAATAGCGTCACCATACCCGCATCCTACACTGGCCCCAAAATACCTCCCATCCTGTGGTACATATGGTCAGCCCGTCTGTCCATTCCTGCCGGCTGCCCCGGGTATGACACCGAAGTGTGCCACCCCGGGGATGACGTTTTGCGAGACAAACCCCGACTATCCGGC ATATCTCATAAAACAATTGGTTGAGGCGCTCGGCTTTCAGCGGATTATCGCCAACGAGGAGCAGATCGATTTTAACGCCTACAAACCGATGGAAGAGGAGGAACATCTTCACCATCATTATCACCATTTCTATGGTTCCTTCAGTCAAATGGAGCAACCGAAGCCCCCGGTGGCAGGATATAGTTACAATCCGCCCGCACAACCAACGCTCCAGCAGCAACCCTCGAACATGGTCAGCTTCGATGGTCCAAAACAACACCCGCCGCCGCTCGTCCCCCAACCAATCTACATACCAAAGCCACAGCACTCGTACAACTACAACAGCTACGTGAAAGCACCCACCTTCAACCGTCACAACCCCACCCCCGGTGGCCAGCAGGGATACTTCTATCCCCCACCGCCGCGCTCGTCGCAGGTTACGCAGTACAGCCCGGCCGATTGGCTCAAACGGTTCGCGCGGGATCTCTCCGACAAACACCAGCGCCAGGCGCGGATTGCAGCGATGCGCCGGGTCGACGAGTCGGTCGATCCTTTCGACACGGAACCGACACCCTTTCGACTGCCGGCCATGTTGCTGAACGAGACGAGCTACGAACAGTTGCGGGGGGAAGCGCGCGCCAAACGGCAGACGGCGGAAGCGTTGCGGGAACCACTCTGTAGCGTACGGGAAAAGTACATCACACCGCAGACGGCACTCAACACGAAGG GTAACTGGATGTTTGTCGTGAACCAGGAGAACTCCCGGCAGCTCGTGAAAACAGAAGTTTGCTC GTCAACCGAATGCTCCAACCTGTGCAGCTTCCCGATCGGCTACAGTTCCCGGTGCGAGCAACGGTACGTCCAGAAGCGCCTGCTAACGCTCGATCCGTCCGGTCGGACACTGTACGTCGACACCTACTGGTTTCCGAGCTGCTGCGTATGCTCGCTGTACTCCGGAAACTGA